The Lutra lutra chromosome 1, mLutLut1.2, whole genome shotgun sequence genomic sequence GGAGCATCATCTTGTCTTCTATCCAGCCAGCATTGGACAAATTTGCTAAAATGCAGAACAAAGCCACACTTCTCACTAAacgagtttttaaaaatccagctacTTTCCTAAAGTGTTTCTTATATTAACATGAGTAGATTGTTCCTTTATGTTGAATCAAAggttgattattattattttatatgtgttaatAACTAAATATTCTCAAAGAATCTCAGTTTTATTTACTAATATGGTAAGAAAGGAGAATTATAACTCCCTTAAACAAAAGCCCTCTAGGGGACTTAATAGGTTTCTAGGGTAAAGAAATCATGAGGCCAAAATGTACGAGCACTCTCTCATTATAGTTTGTCTCACTATCGGTAATGTTATCTTATGTGTTCCTTAAAGTCTATCTTTAATGTGATTATTATGGGAAATTATTATGTGGGAAATACTGTGAGTTTGGGAAGTTGATCTAGTCTTCTGCAacttgtgttctttctgtctttgctcAAATATATTCCACCTTCATTCTTTTACCTTTCTAGGTAGATGACCAtatctcttcctttctaatcctGATACTCCTTCTTTTGATATCTTTCCTGAAGCACCTCTCCTGGTTTTTTGTTCCCCACTAATGAGTCGCAGAGATAGTTAGTAACTTTGACTTGTTCCTGATCCTAAAACGAAACGCCCCTAGCTTCCTATTTCATGTAGTGTTTGCTAGTTTTGCAGTATATATTCTTAGTTAACTAAGAAAGTCCTAGTCGATATTATGTTGAGAAgcttttgaaaaatctttaatatttgtgtatatatcaTTATGTTGTCTATCTAAAATAACACAATGTATGTATCAACTCtatatcaatttttaaagtcataaatAGGAATTGAACTTTAGTAATCCTGGGCTGTTGCCTAGATTGATATAATTATATGACATTTCCTTTTTAGTTTATTCATGTGGCTAACCACATGATAGATTTTCTGATGCTGAACTACACTTCTTCTTCATGGAATGAACCATGTACATTCATTCCCTTTCTGGTCTCAACAGATGCAGCATCTGAGCCTGGTCATAACTATAGCATGGTGTATGAATTCATCATCGTTGGCTTCTCCAACTTCCCACAGCATCTCCTGCCTGCATTCTTCCTGCTATTCCTGCTCATGTACCTATTCACGTTGCTGGGGAACCTGCTCATCATGGCCACTGTCAGGAGTGAGCACAGCCTGCACACGCCCATGTACCTCTTTCTGTGTGCACTGTCCATCTCTGAGATCCTCTACACCTTGGCCATTACCCCACGCCTGCTGGCCGACCTGCTCTCCACCCGCCACACCATCACCTTTGTGGCCTGTGCCAGCCAGATGTTCTTCTCCTTTACATTTGGCTTCACCCACTCCTTCCTGCTCATGATCATGGGCTATGACCGTTACGTGGCCATCAGCCACCCCCTGTGGTATAACGTGCTCATGAGCACTCGCACCTGTGCTCATCTGGTGTCCTTGTCCTGGGCTGGTGGCTCACTCATGGGGATGATGGTGACTCTGATAGTTTTTCACCTCACCTTCTGTGGGTCTAATGAGATCCATCATTATGGCTGCCATGCTCTTTCCCTCCTAAAGTTGGCCTGTGGGAAGGAGACATCCTCTGTCACCTTGGGTGTGATCCTGGTGTGTGTTACAGTATTGATGGGATGTTTATTTCTCATCATCCTCTCCTATGTCTTCATCGTGGCTGCCATATTGAGGATCCCTTCAGCTGAGGGCAGGCACAAAACCTTCTCCACATGTGTGTCCCACCTCACTGTAGTCATTGTGCACTACAGTTTTGCCTCCATTATCTACCTCAAGCCCAAGGGCCCCCATTCTATGGACAGTAACACTCTGATGGCCACCACCTGTACAGTCTTCACCCCCTTTCTCAGCACAATCATTTTCAGCCTCAGAAATAAGGAACTCAAGAATGCCATAAAGAAAACCTTCCAGAGAAAATTCAATCCCCTAAGCTCCTGATGGCCAGTTTGGTCATAAAGAAATATGATAGCAGGGTTGGGAATAATAATGCCACTCTCCATAGGACTGTTGTAGGAGTTCAGTCTACGGAAATATTAAATAGGTATTGTTGGATGCATCCATAGGTTTTGGAGCAAGCGATGTATTTGTTTTTCCCCAATTTGTTGCCCCGTTTTGAATAGACTCTATTGTCTTGACCCCATGTATTGAACTCCATCCTATTACTTCTGTCTAAATAGCTGTCATCTACCTATGGGCTGGTGGGAGACATCACATGGATGTGTCTGGGCACTGATGTCAATGGTTTTCCTTGAATGGACAAACAAGGAAGGACCTTCATTCCTCCACCATAAGGATGAACAGAAATAAGCATAATAGTAAATGCCACCAGTGCCAAGACTTTTCTTAACAGGCATTGTGTCCAGTGTTGTAAAagtattatcttttaattttaatatatgcacAAAAGAACATAAACTATTTATCTCCAATTAGATGGTTGACTGTTTATAGTTCCTCAATGTCTTTGGAGGGTATAGACCCGAAGGAGGTTTATAAGTTGATTCAAGATTAGTAAAGTATGTCAGAATGTgaagtggagaaagagaaagaggtagaggcagagaaagaaaaggggggagaGTGTTCAGTGCTTAGTGAGGAACATACAGAATGTTTAAAGTGGGTTGTTATCTgacatctttttgtttgttttttgtttttcagatttttatataatttttaaattattattgtgtTAAGTTAGccaccaaaaaataaatcattagttttttctattatttcttttcagcatcacagaattcactgtttttgcaacacacccagtgctccattcaatacgtgccctctccaatacccaccacttggctcccccaacctcccaccccccaccccttcaaaaccctcagattgtttttcagagtccatagtctctcatggttcacctccccttccaatttccctcaactcccttctcctctccatctccttatgtcctccatgttatttgttatgctccacaaataagtgaaaccatatgataattgactctctctgcttgacttatttcactcagcataatctcttccagtctcgtccatgttgctacaaaagttgagtattcatcctttctgatggaggcataatactccatagtgtatatggaccacatcttccttatccattcgtccgttgaagggcatcttggttctttccacagtttggcgaccatggccattgctgctataaatattggggtacagatggcccttcttttcactacatctgtttctttggggtaaatacccagtagtgcaatgacagggtcatagggaagctctatttttaatttcttgaggaatctccacactgttctccaaagtggctgcaccaacttgcattcccaccaacagtggaagagggttctgctttctctacatcctctccaacacacgttgtttcctgtcttgctaattttggccattctaagtggtgtaaggtggtatctcaatatggttttaatttgaatctccctgatggctagtgatgatgaacattttttcatgtgtctgatagccatttgtatgtcttctttggagaagtgtctgttcatatcctctgaactactagaactcatacagcaattcagtaacgtggcaggatacaaagtcaatgtacagaaatcagtggctttcttatacagtaacaatgaaaatacagaaagggaaattagagaatcaattccatttactatagcaccaagaaccataagatacctgggaataaacctaaccaaagaggtaaaggatctgtactcgaggaactacagaacactcatgaaagaaattgaagaagacacaaaaagatggaagaccattccatgctcttggatcagaagaataaacattgttaaaatgtctatactgcctagagcaatctatacttttaatgccattccaatcaaaattccaccggtatttttcaaagagctggagcaaataatccagaaatttttatggaatgagaagagaccctgaatcgctaaggaaatgttgaaaaacaaaaataaaactgggggcatcacgttacctgatttcaagctttactacaaagctgtgatcatcaagacagcatggtactggcataaaaacagacacatagaccagtggaacagagtagagagcccagatatggaccctcaactctatggtcagatAATCttctacaaaacaggaaaaaatatacagtggagaaaagacagtctcttcaataaatggtgctgggaaaactggacagctatatgtagaagaatgaaactcaaccattctcttacaacatacacaaagataaactcgaaatggataaaagacctcaacgtgagacaggaatccatcagaatcctagaggataatataggcagtaacctcttcgatatcagccacggcaacttctttcaagatatgtctccaaaggcaaaggaaacaaaagcaaaaatgaacttttgggacttcatcaaaatcaaaagcttctgcacagcaaaggaaacagtcaacaaaacaaagaggcaacccacggaatgggagaagatatttgcaaatgacagtacagacaaaaggttgatatccaggatctataaagaactcctcaaactcaacacacacaaaacagataatcatatcaaaaaatgggcagaagatatgaacagacacttctccaatgaagacctacaaatggctatcagacacatgaaaaaatgttcatcatcactagccatcagggagattcgaatTAAAACCACTTAGTGAGTGAGATATCACTCActttacaccacttagaatggccaaaattagcaagacaggaaacaacatgtgttggaggggatgtggagaaaggggaactctcttccactgttggtgtgtgtgcaagttggtgcagcctctttggagaacagtgtggagatccctcaagaaattaaaaatagagcttccctatgaccctgtcattgcactactgggtatttaccccaaagatacagatggagtgaaaagaagggccatctataccccaatgtttatagcagcaatggccacggtcgccaaactgtgggaagaaccaagatgcccttcaatggacaaatggataaggaagatgtggtccatatacactatggagtattatgcctccatcagaaaggatgaatacccaacttttgtagcaacatggacgggactggacgagattatgctgagtgaaacaagtcaagcagagagagtcaattatcatatggtttcacttatttttggaacataacaaatagcatggaggacattgggagttaggagaagggatttgggggaaattggaaggggaggtgaacaatgagagactgtggactctgaaaaacaatctgaaggg encodes the following:
- the LOC125091653 gene encoding olfactory receptor 10H4-like, with the protein product MVYEFIIVGFSNFPQHLLPAFFLLFLLMYLFTLLGNLLIMATVRSEHSLHTPMYLFLCALSISEILYTLAITPRLLADLLSTRHTITFVACASQMFFSFTFGFTHSFLLMIMGYDRYVAISHPLWYNVLMSTRTCAHLVSLSWAGGSLMGMMVTLIVFHLTFCGSNEIHHYGCHALSLLKLACGKETSSVTLGVILVCVTVLMGCLFLIILSYVFIVAAILRIPSAEGRHKTFSTCVSHLTVVIVHYSFASIIYLKPKGPHSMDSNTLMATTCTVFTPFLSTIIFSLRNKELKNAIKKTFQRKFNPLSS